The Chroococcidiopsis sp. TS-821 nucleotide sequence TATGCCAGGATGGTTCGTGTTGTGTTCCTATTAAACTCAATTTGTCATGCTGGCTCAAACTTCTACAGCGGTTACACCCTTCCTCGGCGCAGACGTCGCGGCGGATTATGCGGCGGCACAAGTCGTCATTTTACCAATTCCCTACGAAGCAACAACAACGTATCGGCGTGGTTGTGAAACTGGTCCTGATGCAATTCTCGCAGCATCGCAGCAAGTGGAATACTATGACGAGGAACTCGACTGGGAAACAGGACTTGATGTAGGCATCTATACGCATCCCTCGATTGCAGATACTCGCAAAGGGGCTGTCACCTCCGAGGAAATGTTGCAAGTTACCAGAGAAACTGTTTTCAAGCTCGTGCGAGACGGTAAATTTGTCATTTCCTTAGGCGGCGAACACAGTATTACCACAGGCGTTGTGGAGGCGTATCGTCAAGCGTATCCTGATGAATCCTTTACCGTTGTCCAAATTGACGCGCATGGAGATTTACGCCACGAGTACGAAGGCTCAATTCATAACCATGCTTGCGTGATGCGACGGATTGTTGATATGGGATTACCGACGGTTCAAATTGGCATTCGCGCGATTTGTAAAGAAGAAGCTGATTTGATTAAAGAAAAAAATCTCACCGTGTTTCGCGCGCGGGAAATTGCTGCACAACCGAATTGGATCGAAAACGCGATCGCCGCAATTCCCACAGAAAAGGTATTTCTGACGATTGACTTAGATGGCATTGACCCCACACTGATTCCTGGTGTTGGAACTCCTGAACCTGGCGGTTTGAACTGGTATGCACTGACAACATTTCTGCGTGGCGTCTTTGACAAACATCAAGTTATCGGCTGCGACGTCATGGAATTAGCCCCAGTAACTGATTCGGTCGTTTCAGAATTTACCGCCGCTAAGCTCGTTTACAAACTAATTGGCTATCAAGCCGTCGCTCAAGGCTGGGGGAAGAATTAAGCACAGGTGCAGAGGAGAATAAATAATGATAAATGAGCGTTAACTCAAAACTCACAACTCATCACTACCCACTCTTTCACTAACCACTAGAGTAACTAGAGACACAGAACCCCTCTGCTGCTATCTTAAATTGGAGGCAATTGCAATCAAATTTATCCTAAATGCATGGGAAAACCTTACCGGCGGATTTTACTAAAACTGAGCGGTGAAGCCTTGATGGGAGACCTAGGCTATGGGATCGACCCAACCATCGTTCAAGAAATTGCGGCAGAAGTCGCAGAAGTAGTAAATAGTGGCGTACAAGTAGCTATTGTAGTAGGTGGTGGCAACATCTTTCGTGGCGTCAAAGCGTCAGCTGCTGGAATGGATCGGGCAACAGCCGACTACATTGGTATGATTGCAACGGTGATGAATGCGCTCACGCTCCAAGACGCTTTGGAACGGATGGAAGTGCAAACACGCGTGCAAACAGCGATCGCCATGCAAGAAGTAGCGGAACCGTATATTCGACGTCGAGCAATTCGCCATCTCGAAAAAGGACGAGTGGTGATTTTTGGCG carries:
- the speB gene encoding agmatinase; its protein translation is MLAQTSTAVTPFLGADVAADYAAAQVVILPIPYEATTTYRRGCETGPDAILAASQQVEYYDEELDWETGLDVGIYTHPSIADTRKGAVTSEEMLQVTRETVFKLVRDGKFVISLGGEHSITTGVVEAYRQAYPDESFTVVQIDAHGDLRHEYEGSIHNHACVMRRIVDMGLPTVQIGIRAICKEEADLIKEKNLTVFRAREIAAQPNWIENAIAAIPTEKVFLTIDLDGIDPTLIPGVGTPEPGGLNWYALTTFLRGVFDKHQVIGCDVMELAPVTDSVVSEFTAAKLVYKLIGYQAVAQGWGKN
- the pyrH gene encoding UMP kinase is translated as MGKPYRRILLKLSGEALMGDLGYGIDPTIVQEIAAEVAEVVNSGVQVAIVVGGGNIFRGVKASAAGMDRATADYIGMIATVMNALTLQDALERMEVQTRVQTAIAMQEVAEPYIRRRAIRHLEKGRVVIFGAGSGNPFFTTDTTAALRAAEIDAEVIFKATKVDGVYDSDPHKNPDAKRYQTLNYVHVLTQDLRVMDSTAIALCKENNIPILVFDLSVRGNIRRAVTGESIGTLVGGFCEVS